In the Magnetospira sp. QH-2 genome, one interval contains:
- a CDS encoding flotillin family protein — MAYEIPANQDSLMDKMGGLISIGGSALIIVIALLTIGLILSRLYRRASKETSFVRTGFGGQKVIMNGGALVFPVLHDTIKVNMNTLRLEVQRANEQALITRDRMRVDVVAEFYVRVQPSLESIANAAQTLGLRTMYPDQLRELVEGKFVDALRAVAAEMTMEELHEKRIDFVQKVQQAVTEDLLKNGLELESVSLTGLDQTGMGYFNPDNAFDAEGLTRLTESIEQRKKMRNDVERDTDVQIKLKNLETEKEALEIKREEEYAKLAQEREVEIRRASQNAEIAKQRAEQEQAAKQAEILSKQNVEKARISAERELAEDRIDLERQVKAKEIDKERTIATQQVEKTKTVELAEQDRAIVIAEKSKAQSEAQAEADLALAKAVTAEEQVTTAREQEAADRQKRIELIEAAKEAERDAIGIKVAAEADKMAAADRAEALREEAQGEADKLRISADAEAQAERLRAEAAKVRYDVEAEGTAAVNQAKNMLSPEQVALQIKLSLIENLDGIIAEAVKPMEKIDSMKVIQIDGLHNGAANGGAGGGESESLSGGGNLADNLINGALRYRAQAPLVDSLLKEVGIDGGDINSMGQALQPDLEPVTPKAAE; from the coding sequence ATGGCATACGAAATCCCGGCCAATCAGGACAGTTTAATGGATAAAATGGGCGGCTTGATCAGCATCGGCGGCAGTGCGCTGATCATCGTTATCGCCCTGCTGACCATCGGATTAATCCTGTCCCGGCTCTATCGGCGCGCCTCCAAGGAGACCTCATTCGTGCGCACCGGTTTCGGTGGCCAGAAGGTAATCATGAATGGCGGTGCCCTGGTATTCCCGGTGCTGCATGACACCATCAAGGTCAATATGAACACCCTGCGCCTGGAAGTGCAAAGGGCGAATGAACAGGCTCTGATCACCCGAGACCGCATGCGCGTGGACGTGGTGGCGGAATTTTACGTGCGCGTGCAGCCGTCCTTGGAATCTATCGCCAATGCGGCTCAGACTCTGGGTTTGCGGACCATGTATCCGGACCAGTTGCGGGAACTGGTGGAGGGCAAGTTCGTCGATGCCCTGCGTGCCGTGGCGGCGGAAATGACCATGGAGGAACTGCACGAAAAGCGCATCGACTTTGTCCAAAAGGTCCAACAGGCGGTCACCGAGGACCTGCTCAAGAACGGTTTGGAGCTGGAGAGCGTGTCTCTGACCGGGCTCGACCAGACGGGGATGGGATACTTCAATCCGGACAACGCCTTTGACGCCGAGGGTCTGACCCGGCTGACGGAGTCTATCGAGCAACGCAAGAAAATGCGCAACGACGTGGAGCGCGACACAGATGTCCAGATCAAGCTGAAGAATCTGGAAACGGAGAAAGAGGCGCTGGAGATCAAGCGGGAGGAGGAATACGCCAAGCTGGCCCAGGAACGGGAAGTGGAAATCCGTCGCGCGTCGCAGAACGCCGAAATCGCCAAGCAGCGGGCCGAGCAGGAACAGGCCGCCAAACAGGCCGAGATCCTGTCCAAGCAGAACGTGGAAAAGGCCCGGATTTCCGCCGAGCGGGAACTGGCCGAGGACCGCATCGACCTGGAACGCCAGGTAAAGGCCAAGGAGATCGACAAGGAACGCACCATCGCCACCCAACAGGTGGAAAAGACCAAGACCGTCGAACTGGCGGAACAGGATCGGGCCATCGTCATCGCCGAGAAATCCAAGGCCCAGTCGGAAGCCCAGGCGGAAGCCGATCTGGCGCTGGCCAAGGCGGTTACCGCCGAGGAACAGGTGACCACCGCCCGCGAACAGGAAGCCGCCGACCGGCAGAAGCGCATCGAACTGATCGAGGCCGCCAAGGAAGCCGAGCGCGATGCCATCGGCATCAAGGTCGCCGCCGAAGCCGACAAGATGGCCGCCGCCGACCGGGCCGAGGCGCTGCGCGAGGAAGCCCAGGGCGAGGCCGACAAGCTGCGCATTTCCGCCGATGCCGAAGCCCAGGCCGAGCGCCTGCGGGCCGAGGCGGCCAAGGTCCGCTATGACGTGGAGGCCGAGGGCACGGCGGCGGTCAATCAGGCCAAGAACATGCTGTCCCCCGAACAGGTGGCCTTGCAGATCAAGCTGTCCCTGATCGAAAACCTGGATGGCATCATCGCCGAGGCGGTCAAGCCCATGGAGAAAATCGACAGCATGAAGGTGATCCAGATCGACGGCCTTCACAATGGCGCGGCCAACGGCGGGGCAGGTGGTGGCGAGTCCGAGAGCCTGTCCGGCGGCGGCAATCTGGCCGATAACCTGATCAACGGGGCCCTGCGCTATCGGGCCCAGGCTCCCTTGGTGGATTCCCTGCTCAAGGAAGTAGGGATCGACGGCGGCGACATCAATTCCATGGGCCAGGCCCTCCAACCGGACTTGGAACCCGTCACCCCGAAAGCCGCCGAGTAG
- a CDS encoding YqiJ family protein: protein MIAFLTADANLPFSIAIAVVLILAVLEGVGQLMGAGLSEALENMLPDLELDVDAPDMASPSILGGVLSWLKIGQVPLLVSLIVFLTAFGLGGMVLQEIALILVGGLIPMVVAALGATLVALPTMAGITGILAKLMPRDETDAVSLDDLVGRIAVVTLGEATHDSPAQARVSDRHRQTHYVMVQPDEEGTVFEQGCEVLLVRRDGGFFQGIHNPSEGLSDRSQGQADLP from the coding sequence ATGATCGCCTTTCTTACCGCCGACGCCAACCTGCCTTTCAGCATCGCCATTGCGGTCGTGCTGATACTGGCGGTGCTCGAAGGCGTGGGCCAACTGATGGGGGCCGGGTTGTCCGAGGCGTTGGAAAACATGCTGCCGGACCTGGAACTCGACGTGGATGCACCGGACATGGCGTCGCCTTCGATCCTTGGCGGGGTGCTGTCTTGGCTGAAGATTGGGCAAGTGCCCTTGCTAGTTTCGCTGATTGTCTTTCTCACCGCCTTTGGTCTCGGCGGCATGGTGTTGCAGGAAATCGCCTTGATCCTGGTGGGCGGGTTGATTCCCATGGTGGTGGCCGCACTGGGAGCAACACTCGTCGCGCTGCCGACAATGGCCGGCATCACGGGAATACTGGCGAAATTAATGCCCAGGGACGAGACCGACGCGGTGTCCCTGGATGACCTGGTTGGCCGCATCGCCGTCGTTACCCTCGGTGAGGCGACCCATGACAGTCCGGCTCAGGCACGGGTATCGGACCGTCACCGGCAGACCCATTACGTCATGGTCCAACCGGATGAGGAAGGGACTGTCTTTGAACAGGGGTGCGAAGTTTTGCTGGTTCGGCGCGACGGTGGATTCTTCCAGGGCATCCACAATCCGTCCGAAGGTTTGAGCGATCGTTCGCAGGGGCAGGCGGACCTGCCATAA
- a CDS encoding PspA/IM30 family protein → MAEGIAGRVGRIISGGVNALVDAVEGAAPEMVLEEAMREVDRVVDDVRAELGKAIAAKHLAGKRLAEKKTKHETLGSQIEVAVAEQRDDLAEAAISHQLDIEAQIPVLEQSIAETGEREKELEGYIAALQARKREMKEELAEFKTARAKAESTTGDADELSGGVGPSVDKANATFERVMDNSLGVMGRTPPDAKTANQLQELEQLSRQNRVKERLAALKSGMSE, encoded by the coding sequence ATGGCAGAGGGAATTGCCGGTCGCGTGGGCCGGATCATCAGTGGCGGCGTGAATGCCCTTGTGGACGCGGTCGAAGGCGCGGCACCGGAAATGGTGCTCGAGGAAGCCATGCGCGAGGTGGACCGGGTTGTTGACGATGTCCGGGCTGAACTGGGCAAGGCCATCGCCGCCAAGCATCTCGCCGGGAAACGCCTGGCGGAGAAAAAAACCAAACATGAAACCCTGGGGAGCCAGATTGAAGTGGCGGTGGCCGAGCAACGGGACGATCTGGCCGAGGCCGCCATTTCCCATCAACTGGATATCGAGGCGCAAATTCCTGTGTTGGAGCAGTCCATTGCCGAGACCGGTGAACGGGAAAAGGAATTGGAGGGCTATATCGCCGCCCTGCAGGCCCGTAAGCGGGAAATGAAGGAGGAACTGGCGGAGTTTAAGACCGCCCGCGCCAAGGCTGAATCCACCACCGGAGACGCCGATGAACTGTCGGGTGGTGTCGGCCCGTCGGTAGACAAGGCCAATGCCACGTTCGAGCGGGTCATGGACAATAGCCTGGGTGTGATGGGGCGAACCCCACCCGATGCCAAAACTGCCAACCAGCTACAGGAGCTGGAGCAGTTGTCGCGGCAGAACCGGGTCAAGGAACGCTTGGCGGCCCTGAAGTCCGGCATGAGCGAGTAG